The Ferrimicrobium sp. genome segment ACGAATACCAGGGACCATCGAGATCATCCTCGGTGCAACTCTCTTTGTCACGCTGAGATCCTCTGCACCAGCAACGTACCCCTGGACGCCTGCCGCGAGCGCCGTTGAGATGCGCGTCTCAAGCCGGCCCTCCTCCTCGGTCGGCTCAGAGGTTAAGACCGTTACCGCCAGGGCAATGGGCATATCCTCGCCTGCATTAGTGGCACCCTCCATCAACCCCTGGACGCCCATGCGCAGCATCTCTACACCGCCAACGGCGTGCATGGTAACAAAAGCCGGTCCAAGTGATCCTAAGACACGAGCACTACGATACACCGTCGTAGGAATATCGTGGAGCTTAAGGTCGATAAAGACCCTGAACCCTGCCTCCCTCAGTGCAAAAACCACTGAAGGCCCGGCTGCCGTGAAAAGTTCCAGACCCACCTTTGCAATCGCAAAATACTCTCGAAGGCCACTTGCCAATCGAAGCGCCGCGACGGCGTCATCACGATCTAATGCTAACGCAAAGCGTTCTCGCGTTGGTGCATGCATTGCTTCTCCCATTACTTCCTCTCGCCACCCTACCTACGAACGTCATGTACCACCTACGAACGTCATGTACCGCCAAGACGATCGACGCCCTCCCAGTGTCAACCGCCTTCTCCATGAGCCACATCGAGCACCGCTGGCACAAGACGACTCCAGCTCACAGTGCCTGGTACGAGACACTCCATCTCACAAGATGCCCCACTCACCATTGAGTCCCCTCGCAACACCGACACACCCGAGATCATCTGCCAGACCGCTTGCCCAACAGGCGGAACGAAGCAGCTATGAGTTTCGGAGATCCATCAGATATTCGCGAAGGGAGTCACTGCCGATGCTTCTCAGCCTAGCCGCTAGCTCCTCAACAAGCAATTGCGGGCGGCGAGGGTCGACGAAGTTGGCCGTCCCGATTTGCACAGCATCCGCCCCTACCGCCAGCATGCTAATAACAGTATCCACGGTACTAATACCGCCTACCCCAACAATAGGAATATCAGGGAAGTGGGCTCGTAGGTCAGCAACAATACGCAAAGCGATTCCGTGAATTTGCGAGCCAGAGAGACCGCCACCGCGGCGCGTACCGAGCACAGGTTCCCCACCTCGCAACCACTGCCCAAAGACGGTGTTGATGGCGACGAGACCGCTCGCCCCGGCCTCTATCGCCGCGGTTGCGACCTCGACCACGTGCTCGGTATTGGGAGAGAGCTTGACAAAGAGATCCTGCGTGCAGACCCGCCGGCATCGACGAACGATAGCCGTGGTTGCCTTGGCATCATGAGCAAACAGCCGATCACCTGCTTCAGTGTTCGGACAGGAGATGTTGAGCTCGACAAAGGCGACCTCTGGGGCTCCCGCGAGCAACACCTCGAGCGCCTCGACATACTCGTCGATGGTCCTCCCCCAAATACTCACCCCGAAGTTCGCACCTGACCGGAGCAGCGGAGGGTAGTACTCGCGCAACCAACCCTGAACACCAGGACCTGGCAATCCCACCGCGTTCAACATGCCACCTGGCAGGGGTGCGAGTCGTGGTCTCGGGTTACCCGCGTGAGCAAAGATAGCGAGCGACTTGACCACATGGGCACCAAGCACACTGAGATCGATGACGTTGGAGAACTCAACCCCATA includes the following:
- the pyrF gene encoding orotidine-5'-phosphate decarboxylase produces the protein MHAPTRERFALALDRDDAVAALRLASGLREYFAIAKVGLELFTAAGPSVVFALREAGFRVFIDLKLHDIPTTVYRSARVLGSLGPAFVTMHAVGGVEMLRMGVQGLMEGATNAGEDMPIALAVTVLTSEPTEEEGRLETRISTALAAGVQGYVAGAEDLSVTKRVAPRMISMVPGIRAEGGPAHDQARSATVKEAFAAGADYLVIGRMITEAADPIAVAASLLAGLEG
- a CDS encoding dihydroorotate dehydrogenase — protein: MTDAVDLGVTLGTQRLRNPIMTAAGTAGYGVEFSNVIDLSVLGAHVVKSLAIFAHAGNPRPRLAPLPGGMLNAVGLPGPGVQGWLREYYPPLLRSGANFGVSIWGRTIDEYVEALEVLLAGAPEVAFVELNISCPNTEAGDRLFAHDAKATTAIVRRCRRVCTQDLFVKLSPNTEHVVEVATAAIEAGASGLVAINTVFGQWLRGGEPVLGTRRGGGLSGSQIHGIALRIVADLRAHFPDIPIVGVGGISTVDTVISMLAVGADAVQIGTANFVDPRRPQLLVEELAARLRSIGSDSLREYLMDLRNS